The Bacteroidota bacterium nucleotide sequence ACCTTCGGTACTGATCGACACGCCATCAGGCAGTCCGCTTGCCGAGAAGGTCAATGGGTCGCCATTGTCCTGCTCAACTTGTATGGCCAGCGAAACAGCTTCACCTTCTGCGCCCGTCTGGTCGCCGGGGTTGGTCAGGACTATAGGTGGTAGCGCAAATCCATCAAAAGGAATCGGGCCGGCCTCATCAAAGACCACAAACCCGGCTACTTCTGTAGTATGCCCCACTTCATCATTGGCGGCTTGCTCTTCTTCTGCAAATATCTCCACACTACCGCTGCCCAGGCTCTGGTACCTCATGGTTGCCGGATCGCCACCGTCGACCGTTTGAAAATCTCCAAAGAAAACGGGGTTTGTCGCGTAGCTTTGCGCAAAGGTTATGGTATGCCACGCATCGGTGACATCATTCCCGGTTATGCCGGCTTCGTTCGGTATGGCTGCAGCATCTGATCCAGTAGCAATAGCAACCCAGTAGACCGTTTCAGCACCATGTTCGTTTGTTGATCCTTCCTGTTCTTCCAACTGAACACTGAAACCGGTAGCACTAACTGATGTGTTTCGAGACGTAACTGCTGCCGCGTCGTTTGCACTGCCAACCTGGGTTAAAACGACCGGATTGCTGCTAAAGGCATCTTTGAAGGAAACGCTGTTAAATGCGTTGCCGCTAATGGTTGTGAAACCAGCCTGGATACTGCGTCCATCTGACATCGCATGTGAGCCGGCTTCGAGTACCATGTAGGCCACCGTTTCTGAACCGTGCACCCCATCGAGGTAATCCCATTCGTCGAACTGGAATTCAAAACTGTTTTCGGTGACGTTACGTACGCGCATCGTCAGTTTGTTGTCACCGTTGTACGACGGCGGCCCCATCACGACCACAGGATTGGTATACGAATTATCCAGAGTCACGGTATGCCACTGGCTGCTGCCCGTCTGCTCTGCCGTAACCATTCCGATTTCACCTTGCGCTTCAGCAGGCGTCCAAACATCCCAACTAAAGGATGCAGAAGCATCAAGACTACCGTCGGTTACTGTCACGTCAACGACATTCTCTGCAGCACTGGACGCTTCAATCGTACCACTAATAAGTCCGTCACCATTAATTGTCAGTCCAGCAGGAAGTCCTTCTGCTGAGAAGGAGATCAGATCGCCTTCAGGATCAGAGGCAGCTACCTGCAAAGAGACCACTTCACCCGTGTAGCTGTTTTGATCCGTAATGGCATCAACAACCGGCGCTGTGTTTGGCGCTGGCGGTGCTACAAATAACCTGCTCTCAGGGATTGTCTGTTTGTCTATACCTGGGCCTTCGTACTGTACAACAAGTGATGCTGCCCCACCGTGCTCAAAAAATGTGACTTCGATGGCATGGTATCCTTCATCGAGGTTCACAACACCGGATTGCTCTGCAGCCGCGTGCAAGCCATCATTATCTACAACCATGTTATCATTGATGAACAGTTGGCTGCCATCATCAGATGTTGTGTAGAAGGTGTAGTCTCCTGCAGTTTCGATGTTAACATATCCCGTAAAACGGAATCCAAAGAAGTCTTCTGTATCTCTGTTAGAGATATCGAAGTTGTTGATGACTTCCGTATTAATTGGAACGAGCGTATCAAAGTCAGGCAGCAGCGACCAGCTTCCTTCGTAGTATTCAGAGACAATACCCGCACCTTCTGGGATGACTTCCCATATAAATTCTGCGTCAACCGTATTCAGGCCGTCTGAAACGGTGAGTGCTACGGTGTATGTACCTTCTGCACCATTGGCAATGGTACCTGAAATAAGCCCAGAACCGCCATCGATAGAAAGTCCGGTTGGAAGCCCGGTAGCTGTATAGCTTAATGAGCCATTATCAGAATCGGAAGCTACAATTTGCAAGGAAACCAGGGTGCCTTCAGTTGAAATCTGTGTACCCGGATTTGCAAGATTAGGAACACCTTCAGTAGAAATCTGAATGACTGCAGCCTCAGAAGGAACGCCGTCTGCGTTAACGCCAAAGAGCATCCAGTAGCCCGGGGTCATCACGTTCTCATTGGCATGCATGGCAACGTCGTAGATGCCGGCGGTTGTTTCTGTAAATGCAAGGCTGATTTGACGTACATCACTGTCGACACCGTGCGTGGTAGAAGACATTTTGATTGCGCTGAAGCGCGTACGGCCGGCCGTAGCAGCAACTTCAATGTTTTGGCCATTGCCTGTAACGCCAGGTGCTGAAGAAATCACCGGACGCGTAGCCAGTGAGCCATCGTCGTTAAAAAGGTAGGGTGGAGAGTAAATCTGTGCGTCGATATGGTTCGCGGCACAACCGACGCCACACAAACCACCGCCACCAGTCCATACGCGCCCATCAGTCATGAGCAACGCAACGGAGTGGTAGTTTCTAGGAATAGCCATGTCTGCCGTCTCTGTCCAGGTTTCGGTCACAGGATCAAAGATTTCCGCAGCAAGCACGGTACCCGAGTCATTAAATTTAATACCGGATGTGTTGCCACCAATAACCAGAACTTCACCGGTTGGAAGCGGCACACCATTCTGAAACTTACGTGCATGTGCCATGGAAGCAATCTCGCGTACCACGGGGGTACCACCGGTGATGTCGATAACCATGGCGCGATTGGTACTTGCCGTATTATCGCCGGCGATGGCACCACCTGCCGTCAGGATCTTTCCTTCTTCGTACATAACAGTGGTCCCATGTTTAGGGTACCAGTCTGTTATTTGCGGGCCAACCTGCGAAATGCTACCGTTACCTGCAGTATCGATGTAATGCATGTCGGGGGTTGGACCTGAGTGGAAAACCTGGCCATTGGGCGCAACATGAAAGAGTGGCCACCACTCGTTTTCGTAATAAGCATCGTAGTCAAGCTCAGTTTGGAGGCTCACACCGGTAAGTTTTCTCCATCCCGTCAATTCATTCCACATTTCCGGATTGGCACTGCCACCGCTCCCAATGGCAATCATCACTTCGCCATTTGGCAAGGCCAGTGATGTAGGATACCAACGCGGATCGTCCATCTGCTCTTGTGGGATCCAGGTATCGGTTTCGTAATCGTATCTACTGACCAGCCTGACCGTATTTCGACCGCCCATTACGAGAACGTCGCCGTCTTCGAGCATAACCTGATGCGCGCAAAACATATCGTGGGTATTGTGCGGCACGAGCTTGAAATCTTCTGTAGCGGGATCCCATGCAGCAGCATAGGTAAACTCTGGCTGTCCTCCAGGGAAGCCTTCTTCATCGTTAGATGCCCAGGTAAGAATCCTACCATCAGGCAAGTGCGCTGCAGAAACAGGAATGTGCGGCCAATCCAAAACGGGGCCCCATTCGCCCAATGCATTTAGCTCATTTGCGGCTGCAACGCGTAACTGCGAAGGATCCACAACAAAAGCAGGATAAGCTTTTGCCTGCTCCGCCCAGTAGGCATCGCTCTGGGCATGGTGCTCAGGGCCTTCCTGCGCAAAAGCGCCAGGTGCGAGAAAAGGGAGGAATAGAAGTAGGGATAAAATCCGAAACGGCTTACCCAAATTGTAGCGTTTGAAAAACATACGGCTGCGAGAACAAAGTTGAGGCTTGATGCGAGGCACGTGCCATGGCAACACACACAGGAAACACAGGGGCGGGGAAAACAGGTTGGAGGTGGGGGCGTGCAATAGCTTCCAATAATAGCTTTACCTTATATAGGCTGCCATTCAGATAATGCCCAAAGCAACTACTTAAATGGCGCAATTTGCCGTATCGAAATGGATTACCCGATGCGGATTCATGTAGGCGTTTACACACCATTCGACACGCGAAACTTGATACGTAAAACACCATGAGCGCGCATTACCGGAAACTCGAAAACATGTACCTGTCGGCCCCATTCAACGATCATTTTGCGCCGAAAATCGAAGTAAACAAAGGCGCAGCTGAAATATTGTACGAGGTAAAGCCGGCCTACTTTCACGCAGCATCAGCAGTGCATGGTGCTGTTTATTTCAAGGCAATGGATGACGCGGCTTTTTTTGCTGTGAACTCGGTGGTGGAAGACGTATTTGTGCTCACGGTATCGTTCACAACCTATCTTACGCGGCCAATCAGCACAGGCTATATGCGGGCCACAGGAAAATTAGTGCATCAGTCGCAGCGACTTTTCCTGGCGGAAGCAGTCATTGAAGACGATAAAGGCCGGCAAATTGCTCGAGGCAACGGATCCTTCATGCGTAGCCGGACACCCTTGTCCCCCGATATTGGTTATCAGTAAAAGGGTACCGCCAAAGTAGACTTTGCAACCAATCGAACTATCGACACAAAACTTTATTTCTTAAAGACTTAAGCAACCCATTAAGCACACAGCACCTATGCCCACAAAACGCCCACCGTACACCTTTTTCTGCCTGCTCATAACCATTTCGCTCACAACGTCAGCTTGCTTTTTATTCAAGAAGGCATCGGACGTCCCATTTGAAACGGTTCATATCCCTGCCGGCGCCTTTATGATGGGTGATGTATTTGAAGAAACAGACATGGATGCCACCCCGGTCCACCGCGTCGTTATCGCCCCGTTTGAGCTGGCAAAACATGAAATCACCTATGCTGCGTACGATACATTTGCCGTACAAACAGGCCGGCCCCTCCCCGATGACAATGGGTACGGACGCGGCACCCGGGCTGTGGTTAACGTTACCTGGCAAGACGCTGACGATTTCTGCGCATTTTACGGATTCCGATTGCCAACTGAAGTCGAATGGGAATATGCCGCACGCGACGCCGGCAAAGCAATCCGATTTGCCGGCACCGACAGCCTGGAAGCTGTAGACGACTTCGCGCGACACATCGACAACAGCGTTTTGTATTCTTTTCAAGTGGGCTCGAAGGAGCCAAACGGACTGGGATTACATGATATGAGCGGCAATGTCTATGAGTGGATCGGCGCTTATTATGAGTTTTACCCCAAAGCCGGCAATAAACCCGTCTACAAAGACCTCGACAAAGGCGCCATGCGCATCATCCGTGGCGGCAGTTTTAAGTCCCCACCTATACACACCCAAACCTACTGGCGCTCCGGTACCCTAGCTGATATCCCCTCAAATGCGCTCGGATTCCGCTGCGCCAGATCGCTCTTGCAGTGACCGGGATTGAAGGTAAAATTCGATACGGTTCCATAGAAAAATTGAAGCTCTGCAAGGGCACCAAGGTATGTCCACGCCAAACACCCGTCGGGTCTTGAAGAACCAACGGGTGTTTCACAAAAGACGTATTTCGATTCAAAAACGCACCCTCTCACACATAAAATTTCGATATCCATCCCCCTTCCAACCGCATCAAAATCATTGCCGGCTGCGTTACAAGTCGGCAATCTATAACCACAAGCTTTTTGATACATGATTGATACGGTAGTTTTCGACCTCGGCGGTGTACTCATCGACTGGAACCCTCGCCACATGTACCGCAAATTGATGGCGGATGAAACAGAAATGGAGCACTTTCTGGCTACCGTGTGCACAGGCGAATGGAATGCTCAGCAGGATGCCGGCCGGCCTTTTGCTGAAGGTGTTGCCACGTTATCAGCGCAATGGCCGCAACATAGCACCCTGATCGAAGCATTTCATACACGCTGGATAGAAATGATCAATGGACCCATTGACGGAACGGTAGAACTGATGCGCCAAATACGCGATAAAGGCACGCCGCTCTACGCCCTCACCAATTGGTCTGCCGAGACATTCCCACTTGTACGCCCGACGTTTGAGTTCTTCAACTGGTTTCTTGGCATTGTGGTGTCAGGTGAGGAAAAAATGATCAAACCCGATCCCGCCTTTT carries:
- a CDS encoding putative Ig domain-containing protein, yielding MFFKRYNLGKPFRILSLLLFLPFLAPGAFAQEGPEHHAQSDAYWAEQAKAYPAFVVDPSQLRVAAANELNALGEWGPVLDWPHIPVSAAHLPDGRILTWASNDEEGFPGGQPEFTYAAAWDPATEDFKLVPHNTHDMFCAHQVMLEDGDVLVMGGRNTVRLVSRYDYETDTWIPQEQMDDPRWYPTSLALPNGEVMIAIGSGGSANPEMWNELTGWRKLTGVSLQTELDYDAYYENEWWPLFHVAPNGQVFHSGPTPDMHYIDTAGNGSISQVGPQITDWYPKHGTTVMYEEGKILTAGGAIAGDNTASTNRAMVIDITGGTPVVREIASMAHARKFQNGVPLPTGEVLVIGGNTSGIKFNDSGTVLAAEIFDPVTETWTETADMAIPRNYHSVALLMTDGRVWTGGGGLCGVGCAANHIDAQIYSPPYLFNDDGSLATRPVISSAPGVTGNGQNIEVAATAGRTRFSAIKMSSTTHGVDSDVRQISLAFTETTAGIYDVAMHANENVMTPGYWMLFGVNADGVPSEAAVIQISTEGVPNLANPGTQISTEGTLVSLQIVASDSDNGSLSYTATGLPTGLSIDGGSGLISGTIANGAEGTYTVALTVSDGLNTVDAEFIWEVIPEGAGIVSEYYEGSWSLLPDFDTLVPINTEVINNFDISNRDTEDFFGFRFTGYVNIETAGDYTFYTTSDDGSQLFINDNMVVDNDGLHAAAEQSGVVNLDEGYHAIEVTFFEHGGAASLVVQYEGPGIDKQTIPESRLFVAPPAPNTAPVVDAITDQNSYTGEVVSLQVAASDPEGDLISFSAEGLPAGLTINGDGLISGTIEASSAAENVVDVTVTDGSLDASASFSWDVWTPAEAQGEIGMVTAEQTGSSQWHTVTLDNSYTNPVVVMGPPSYNGDNKLTMRVRNVTENSFEFQFDEWDYLDGVHGSETVAYMVLEAGSHAMSDGRSIQAGFTTISGNAFNSVSFKDAFSSNPVVLTQVGSANDAAAVTSRNTSVSATGFSVQLEEQEGSTNEHGAETVYWVAIATGSDAAAIPNEAGITGNDVTDAWHTITFAQSYATNPVFFGDFQTVDGGDPATMRYQSLGSGSVEIFAEEEQAANDEVGHTTEVAGFVVFDEAGPIPFDGFALPPIVLTNPGDQTGAEGEAVSLAIQVEQDNGDPLTFSASGLPDGVSISTEGLISGGLVAGSAGSATVTVDVTDGGSNGSVTFNWNIDAARGTWIDYTDDSGTLSIVGDEEEKDIAVGDLDKDGWDDIIVVRKEGFMGTGARTDLLIMNESGTLVDRTADLAPGFAAEPTIARDAIITDLDGDGWDDVLIANTF
- a CDS encoding PaaI family thioesterase, which encodes MSAHYRKLENMYLSAPFNDHFAPKIEVNKGAAEILYEVKPAYFHAASAVHGAVYFKAMDDAAFFAVNSVVEDVFVLTVSFTTYLTRPISTGYMRATGKLVHQSQRLFLAEAVIEDDKGRQIARGNGSFMRSRTPLSPDIGYQ
- a CDS encoding HAD family phosphatase; protein product: MIDTVVFDLGGVLIDWNPRHMYRKLMADETEMEHFLATVCTGEWNAQQDAGRPFAEGVATLSAQWPQHSTLIEAFHTRWIEMINGPIDGTVELMRQIRDKGTPLYALTNWSAETFPLVRPTFEFFNWFLGIVVSGEEKMIKPDPAFYQLMMDRYSLVPEQLVFIDDSLPNIETANKLGITALHFTGPEQLEKDLKRLNVL
- a CDS encoding SUMF1/EgtB/PvdO family nonheme iron enzyme, with product MPTKRPPYTFFCLLITISLTTSACFLFKKASDVPFETVHIPAGAFMMGDVFEETDMDATPVHRVVIAPFELAKHEITYAAYDTFAVQTGRPLPDDNGYGRGTRAVVNVTWQDADDFCAFYGFRLPTEVEWEYAARDAGKAIRFAGTDSLEAVDDFARHIDNSVLYSFQVGSKEPNGLGLHDMSGNVYEWIGAYYEFYPKAGNKPVYKDLDKGAMRIIRGGSFKSPPIHTQTYWRSGTLADIPSNALGFRCARSLLQ